Proteins encoded in a region of the Bradyrhizobium sp. CB3481 genome:
- a CDS encoding DUF4417 domain-containing protein, producing MSKRPPHEPSRQFPQPQRLWDDDTRHSPSLGCPTCLEFGRCGGVHTDAGVLDCRDLCSCRDKNQCDMVCRFNPRVFVARMREVGGLSFDTAPRVKAQGVPQLPGIIPFVDHRYGRASTLNEPVVALSLYELVNMATGALHATSRQALAERFLIPSTATVILSGVDKDGPLERWWELPNRREILAGLARLGIAVTTTPNFSVLTDVPRMDNLYAMKRILLAWTEMAAAGLPAALHVNARTDQDYKRWGELIAKRPEIEMLAFEFATGGGRGERFDWHVEQLGKVADRVGRPLVLMIRGGGRKISELRRHFGHVTLVETETFARAIRRRRAVITESGRIRWAPSPTPKGAPIRTANATRLTS from the coding sequence ATGAGCAAGCGTCCACCGCACGAACCGTCGCGTCAATTTCCGCAACCCCAGCGCCTTTGGGACGATGACACCCGTCACTCACCCTCGCTGGGTTGCCCCACCTGCCTGGAATTCGGGCGCTGCGGCGGCGTTCACACCGACGCCGGCGTTCTCGACTGCCGCGACTTGTGTTCGTGCCGAGATAAGAACCAATGCGACATGGTGTGCCGCTTCAATCCTCGCGTTTTCGTGGCTCGAATGCGGGAAGTCGGCGGGCTGTCGTTCGACACCGCGCCGCGAGTTAAGGCGCAGGGCGTTCCACAGTTGCCGGGCATCATCCCGTTCGTCGATCATCGCTATGGACGCGCGTCGACGCTGAACGAACCGGTCGTCGCCTTGTCGCTTTACGAGCTGGTCAACATGGCAACAGGCGCGCTGCACGCCACGTCACGGCAGGCGCTTGCCGAGCGGTTTCTCATCCCGTCTACCGCCACTGTCATCCTCAGTGGGGTGGACAAGGACGGTCCCCTCGAACGCTGGTGGGAGCTTCCGAACCGTCGAGAGATCCTTGCCGGCCTCGCGCGATTGGGCATCGCCGTTACCACAACGCCGAACTTCAGCGTGCTCACCGACGTGCCGCGGATGGACAATCTCTACGCCATGAAGCGCATCCTGCTCGCGTGGACGGAGATGGCGGCGGCCGGCCTGCCCGCCGCACTCCACGTCAACGCCCGCACAGACCAGGATTACAAACGATGGGGGGAGCTCATCGCCAAACGGCCGGAGATCGAGATGCTTGCCTTCGAGTTCGCCACCGGGGGCGGTCGCGGCGAGCGCTTTGATTGGCACGTCGAGCAGCTCGGCAAGGTGGCCGACCGCGTCGGCCGGCCGCTGGTTCTCATGATCCGCGGTGGCGGACGCAAGATCAGCGAGCTTCGCCGTCATTTCGGACATGTCACTCTAGTCGAGACCGAGACGTTTGCGCGCGCCATCCGCCGCCGGCGCGCTGTCATCACGGAATCGGGCCGCATTCGGTGGGCGCCTTCACCCACGCCGAAAGGCGCTCCCATCCGGACGGCGAACGCGACGCGTTTGACTTCCTAA
- a CDS encoding acyl carrier protein, with product MATTFSTPQVAAFPAAQVEACIRDALILQAADQAILRLHVPATTGIVPGPSWGPEVDSLVAVEIICAVEEMLGLKLPATFSPRGGYDCAEACVNDLMSQAQMVWEQSMKETQNHDQ from the coding sequence ATGGCCACCACGTTTTCTACCCCTCAGGTCGCAGCATTTCCGGCCGCGCAGGTTGAGGCCTGCATCCGAGATGCACTCATCCTTCAGGCCGCCGATCAAGCCATCCTGCGGCTGCATGTTCCCGCGACAACAGGCATTGTCCCGGGTCCTTCATGGGGGCCGGAGGTCGATTCGCTCGTCGCGGTCGAAATCATCTGTGCGGTTGAAGAGATGCTAGGACTTAAGCTGCCGGCCACGTTCTCTCCTCGAGGTGGCTACGATTGCGCCGAAGCCTGCGTCAACGACCTCATGTCCCAGGCACAGATGGTCTGGGAGCAGTCGATGAAGGAGACCCAAAACCATGACCAATGA